One part of the Rutidosis leptorrhynchoides isolate AG116_Rl617_1_P2 chromosome 1, CSIRO_AGI_Rlap_v1, whole genome shotgun sequence genome encodes these proteins:
- the LOC139886479 gene encoding uncharacterized protein At4g10930, which produces MDFELFNECVDDDYTFGAEYSVNENLVVEGDEEGQRCGICMDVVVDRGVLDCCQHWFCFSCIDNWASITNLCPLCQNEFQLITCVPVYDTIGGAQPDDDSESRDDDEDDWSVEENNSTLSFPSYYIDENAVSCLEGNSCKIRGQLANVEDDPDLDTSIACDSCDLWYHAICVGFDTEGSCENSWLCPRCLVDETSQKLEVDPSNHNGSESSSHEHSVDLSFPMNVSVSVADAGETAVVVSIIDRNQHTKLPGESKLTSVNTSNNLKTGNQENGETDQKNLPASNICEDDCKSEKELAEKVTKKPKIESVELDPCLSLIPGLIEDFKDETSEPSVSDGLRTSELHDNNSSIEPLESDVHLVSSTIDPLSDKSKTTVQVEEKKVSKVCRRPVDKNHDKKEKAGGVAGVKRKQRYHSADAGETKMKIPNSVPEKIAKEGKSQGAHSVNKANDSKHLHKAIAGPRGAIVKKRKAEIDIRDIVQGTHRPSKQLSEGKETSSGLRIKKIMRRTTDNKESLEQVQNLRKEIRDAIRNRSPNDFGKNVFDPKLLAAFRTALAGQTNETKRPLPLDVKAKKALLQKGTVRENLTKKIYGIGGKRKRAWTRDCEVEFWKHRCSKVSKPEKLETLKSVLDLLRKGPEATEIKKEKTVQAPSSILSRLYVADASVFPRKDDIKPLSVQPTNSLVDRKETVVAVPYKNGGPATMKVKSNKDKDQSSKSISEPVKNVQKESGSGSTNMKFDKKKWALEVLARKTAVSGNNSSQGQDNAVLKGNYPLLAKLPVEMRPCLASCRHNKIPISVRQVQLYRLTEHFLRKTNLPVTRPTAEIELAVADAINVEKAVADRSNSKLVYLNLCSQELLRRSDNMDSCTDHESEPKPDPKSPTHESETKPDPKSATHESETKPDPKSANDDRPIGTDIDVDEALRNAGLLSDSPPDSPRQQDEDGPDNVFEIDTQPELDIYGDFEYDLEDDDDFIGTNTIKASKVQQDDTKIKMVFSTLDVDSSWRFEGHEAPVEVAKDNMNEKTSVLEGGEDGECEELYGPDKEPLISKYPEIKPLDLVQENIVAEVEGKPGSNLDITLVNSSSGGDNLTKTPLEKSENREKAEDLPKKPQETVERKDKKLQADKKQQSDNRSSVYKKVEAYIKEHIRPLCKSGVITVDQYRWAVGKTTDKIMKYHSKDTNANFLIKEGEKVKKLAEQYVETAQKVEK; this is translated from the exons ATGGATTTTGAACTGTTTAATGAGTGCGTTGACGATGATTATACATTTGGAGCTGAATATAGTGTTAAT GAGAATTTAGTGGTTGAAGGAGATGAAGAAGGTCAAAGATGTGGGATTTGTATGGATGTTGTTGTTGATAGAGGAGTTTTAGATTGCTGTCAACACTG GTTCTGCTTTTCTTGTATCGACAACTGGGCTAGTATCACCAACTTATGTCCACTTTGCCAGAATGAATTTCAGCTGATCACTTGTGTTCCT gtatatgATACTATTGGAGGTGCCCAGCCTGACGATGACTCAGAATCAAG AGACGATGACGAGGATGATTGGAGTGTTGAAGAAAACAATAGTACTCTTTCTTTTCCGTCATACTATATTGATGAAAAT GCAGTCAGCTGCTTGGAAGGAAACAGCTGCAAAATTCGTGGCCAGTTAGCAAATGTTGAAGATGATCCAGATCTGGACACATCTATCGCTTGTGATTCATGTGATTTGtg GTATCATGCCATATGTGTCGGGTTTGATACCGAGGGGAGTTGCGAGAATTCATGGCTGTGCCCGAG GTGTCTGGTTGACGAGACATCACAAAAGTTGGAAGTGGACCCAAGTAACCATAATGGTTCAGAAAGCTCTAGCCATGAGCATTCAGTGGATCTTAGTTTTCCCATGAACGTGTCTGTATCTGTTGCTGATGCAGGAGAGACGGCTGTTGTTGTCTCGATTATTGATAGAAATCAACACACCAAATTACCCGGTGAAAGCAAATTGACAAGTGTAAATACAAGTAACAACTTGAAAACTG GGAATCAAGAGAATGGAGAAACAGATCAAAAAAATTTGCCAGCTTCAAATATTTGTGAAGATGATTGCAAATCAGAAAAAGAGTTAGCTGAGAAAGTTACTAAGAAACCAAAGATAGAGTCAGTGGAACTAGATCCTTGTTTATCTCTGATCCCGGGGTTAATTGAAGACTTTAAAGATGAAACAAGCGAACCAAGTGTCTCTGATGGTTTAAGAACTTCAGAGTTGCATGACAATAACAGCAGCATCGAACCTCTTGAATCCGATGTTCATCTTGTTTCATCAACCATAGACCCTTTGTCTG ATAAATCTAAAACGACCGTACAAGTGGAAGAGAAGAAAGTTTCTAAAGTATGTAGGCGACCAG TTGACAAAAACCATGATAAAAAGGAAAAAGCTGGTGGAGTTGCAGGTGTGAAGAGAAAACAAAGATATCACAG TGCTGACGCAGGGGAAACCAAAATGAAGATTCCGAACAGTGTACCCGAGAAGATTGCAAAGGAGGGAAAAAGTCAAGGTGCTCATTCTGTGAATAAAGCCAATGATTCTAAACACTTGCATAAAGCGATAGCGGGCCCTAGAGGTGCAATTGTGAAGAAGCGAAAGGCTGAGATTGATATAAGAGATATAGTTCAGGGGACTCACAGACCTTCGAAACAACTCTCTGAAGGGAAAGAAACTTCATCTGGGTTGAGGATTAAAAAGATCATGAGACGAACAACTGACAATAAGGAGTCGTTAGAACAAGTTCAGAATCTAAGGAAAGAAATTAGAGACGCTATACGTAACCGATCACCAAATGATTTTGGGAAAAATGTTTTTGATCCAAAACTTTTGGCTGCATTCAGAACTGCGTTAGCAGGGCAAACAAATGAAACAAAAAGACCACTGCCATTAGATGTGAAAGCAAAGAAGGCTTTGTTACAAAAAGGAACCGTACGTGAAAATCTAACTAAAAAGATTTACGGGATTGGTGGAAAACGGAAACGAGCGTGGACCCGTGATTGTGAAGTTGAGTTTTGGAAGCACCGATGCTCTAAAGTATCGAAACCTGAAAAGCTTGAAACTTTGAAATCTGTTCTTGATCTTCTAAGAAAGGGTCCCGAGGCTACGGAGATTAAAAAGGAAAAGACGGTACAGGCCCCTAGTTCAATTCTTTCAAGATTGTATGTTGCGGATGCATCTGTTTTTCCTAGGAAAGATGATATCAAGCCTCTTTCTGTGCAACCAACTAATTCTTTGGTTGATCGTAAGGAGACTGTGGTTGCTGTTCCATACAAAAACGGTGGACCTGCGACCATGAAAGTAAAGTCAAATAAGGACAAAGACCAGTCGTCCAAATCTATAAGTGAGCCCGTTAAGAATGTCCAAAAGGAATCAGGTAGTGGATCTACGAATATGAAATTTGACAAAAAGAAATGGGCGCTGGAGGTTCTTGCGAGAAAGACTGCTGTCTCGGGAAACAATTCTTCACAGGGACAAGATAATGCGGTGCTCAAAGGGAATTATCCTCTTTTG GCTAAGTTGCCAGTTGAAATGCGACCATGTTTGGCATCTTGCCGCCATAATAAAATCCCTATTTCAGTTAGGCAG GTTCAACTTTACCGCCTCACAGAGCATTTTTTGAGGAAAACAAACTTGCCAGTTACTCGACCAACTGCAGAAATAGAGTTGGCTGTTGCAGACGCCATCAATGTTGAAAAGGCAGTTGCTGATAGATCGAACAGCAAGCTAGTGTATCTCAATTTATGTTCTCAGGAATTATTGCGcagatcagataatatggattcaTGTACGGATCATGAATCAGAACCTAAACCTGACCCAAAAAGTCCAACCCATGAATCAGAAACTAAACCTGACCCAAAAAGTGCAACCCATGAATCAGAAACTAAACCTGACCCAAAAAGTGCAAATGATGATCGTCCTATTGGTACTGATATTGATGTTGATGAAGCACTTAGAAATGCTGGTCTCTTGTCTGATTCTCCTCCTGACAGTCCACGTCAGCAAGATGAAGATGGTCCTGATAACGTCTTTGAAATAGATACACAACCGGAACTTGATATATACGGCGATTTTGAGTATGATCTGGAGGACGATGACGATTTCATAGGGACTAACACAATTAAAGCTTCCAAAGTTCAACAAGATGATACCAAAATAAAAATGGTTTTCTCTACACTTGATGTTGATAGTTCTTGGCGTTTCGAGGGTCATGAAGCACCAGTTGAGGTGGCAAAAGATAATATGAATGAGAAAACTTCAGTTCTTGAAGGAGGTGAAGATGGTGAATGTGAAGAGTTATATGGACCTGATAAAGAACCTCTTATAAGCAAGTATCCAGAAATAAAGCCGCTTGATTTGGTACAAGAAAACATTGTTGCAGAAGTAGAAGGCAAACCAGGGTCAAATTTAGACATCACTTTGGTTAACTCGTCATCTGGTGGGGATAATTTGACTAAAACGCCCCTAGAAAAATCAGAAAACAGGGAGAAGGCCGAGGATTTGCCCAAAAAGCCTCAAGAAACTGTAGAAAGAAAGGATAAAAAATTGCAGGCTGACAAGAAGCAGCAGTCTGATAATCGCAGTTCTGTGTATAAGAAG GTTGAAGCATATATAAAAGAACACATCAGACCGTTGTGCAAGAGTGGGGTGATCACAGTAGATCAGTACAGATGGGCTGTCGGAAAAACAACTGACAAAATCATGAAGTACCATTCCAAAGATACCAATGCAAATTTCCTCATTAAGGAAGGGGAGAAAGTTAAGAAACTTGCTGAACAGTATGTTGAAACCGCCCAAAAGGTAGAAAAGTAA
- the LOC139862521 gene encoding DNA glycosylase/AP lyase ROS1-like isoform X2: MFKKRRRLRKKVCIWKFKCLEKPVKKQRVQITEEKVSGDNKGAVKRRNHEKNRWLVTKNHSVTHSHVRTVNGLSDSVSERKNQNVNGAIVKIAPSKKRKEVPKVDLDEESLRVWKLLMENDGSGPVETDKDKEEWWERQREIFRGRVESFLAKMHLIQGNRRFSRWKGSVTDSVVGAFLTQNVSDHLSSSAFMSVAARFPAKWQISRKKNSKSEKKQEKKTHWEQVRKSNCKTGSTKTDENCMDAVDWDAVRRCTIEELANVIAKRGMNNMLAEKIKDFLDRMYKDHGTLDLEWLRYAPPDVAKEFLLSFDRMGLKSVECIRLLTLHHHAFPVDTNVGRVATRLGWVPLQPLPDALRIHLLNAYPMVDTIQKYLYPRLCTLDQRTLYELHYQLITFGKVFCTKIKPNCNACPMKAECRHYASAVAASRPALPGSVSNVTSITPVGSEQNCSMFSMTTSSSGSSDHVKTCDPIIEVPSSPEPEINDTQPIIGDIEDLCVESDDEIPIIQLNVEEFRETLKNTHNISLPEGDEPKALVALYEESTTFRVARAKFITKLRTFHIVYELPDSHPILAGFDKREDDDPSPYLLRVWHPDELPKSLENTENRASNSCNDDQEETFKGTILIPCRTANRGKFPLNGTYFQVNEVFADYETSHFPIDIPSHMLRKLTTRALGCGLSTTSIFKGLSRGDIMHLFWRGSICVRSFNRKTRQADNLHKRLYMSKTKTIIAAENRKSKR; this comes from the exons ATGTTCAAAAAGCGTAGGAGGTTGAGGAAAAAAGTGTGCATTTGGAAATTCAAGTGTTTAGAAAAACCTGTCAAGAAACAACGCGTGCAAATTACCGAAGAGAAGGTATCAGGAGACAACAAAGGGGCAGTGAAAAGACGTAATCATGAGAAAAACAGGTGGCTCGTGACAAAGAATCACTCCGTAACGCACAGTCATGTGAGAACTGTCAACGGATTGTCTGATTCTGTTTCTGAAAGAAAGAATCAAAATGTGAACGGGGCAATTGTAAAGATAGCTCCTTCCAAGAAGCGTAAGGAGGTACCCAAAGTCGATCTTGACGAAGAGTCGTTGAGAGTTTGGAAATTGCTGATGGAAAATGATGGAAGTGGGCCCGTTGAAACGGATAAAGATAAGGAAGAATGGTGGGAAAGACAAAGAGAAATATTTCGTGGACGAGTTGAATCATTTTTAGCCAAAATGCATCTCATTCAAG GTAACAGGCGTTTTTCACGATGGAAGGGTTCAGTAACCGACTCAGTGGTTGGTGCTTTTTTAACTCAAAATGTGTCAGACCATCTTTCAAG TTCCGCTTTCATGTCTGTGGCGGCGAGATTTCCGGCGAAATGGCAAATTAGTCGAAAAAAGAATAGCAAGTCTGAGAAGAAACAAGAAAAGAAAACTCACTGGGAACAAGTGAGGAAAAGTAATTGCAAAACGGGCAGCACAAAAACCGATGAGAATTGCATGGATGCTGTAGATTGGGATGCAGTTAGGCGTTGTACAATTGAAGAACTTGCCAACGTCATAGCTAAAAGAGGAATGAATAACATGCTAGCtgaaaaaataaaa GACTTTTTAGATCGAATGTATAAAGACCATGGAACTCTTGATCTTGAGTGGTTAAGATATGCTCCACCAGACGTGGCAAA GGAATTTTTGCTGAGCTTTGACAGAATGGGTTTAAAAAGTGTGGAGTGTATACGGCTTCTAACTCTACATCATCATGCTTTCCCC GTTGACACAAATGTTGGCCGTGTAGCCACTCGTCTAGGGTGGGTCCCATTGCAACCCCTTCCTGATGCACTTCGAATTCATCTTTTGAACGC GTATCCGATGGTGGACACCATTCAGAAATACCTCTATCCTCGACTATGCACACTTGATCAGAGAACATT GTACGAGTTACATTATCAGTTGATCACATTCGGAAAG GTATTTTGCACCAAAATAAAACCAAATTGCAATGCGTGTCCGATGAAAGCCGAGTGTCGGCATTATGCAAGTGCAGTTGCTGCTAG TAGGCCCGCACTTCCTGGATCAGTGAGCAATGTAACTTCAATTACTCCCGTTGGAAGTGAACAAAATTGTTCTATGTTTTCAATGACAACATCAAGCTCGGGTTCAAGTGATCATGTTAAAACTTGTGATCCCATAATTGAAGTTCCTTCATCCCCGGAGCCCGAAATAAATGATACACAACCAATTATAGGCGATATTGAAGATTTATGTGTAGAATCTGATGATGAAATTCCCATTATCCAATTAAACGTTGAAGAATTCAGGGAAACATTAAAGAACACGCATAATATTTCTCTTCCCGAAGGTGATGAGCCGAAAGCTCTTGTTGCTTTGTATGAAGAATCGACCACATTTCGTGTGGCACGAGCAAAGTTTATAACCAAATTAAGGACTTTTCACATTGT CTATGAGCTCCCAGACTCTCATCCGATATTAGCCGGG TTCGATAAACGGGAAGATGATGATCCGTCTCCGTATCTTCTTAGGGTATGGCATCCAG ACGAACTTCCGAAATCGTTAGAAAATACTGAAAATAGAGCGAGCAATTCATGCAACGATGATCAAGAAGAAACATTCAAAGGAACCATCTTG ATACCTTGTAGAACTGCAAATAGAGGGAAATTTCCCCTTAATGGAACATATTTTCAGGTTAATGAG GTATTTGCCGATTATGAAACTAGTCATTTTCCAATTGATATTCCAAGTCATATGTTGCGGAAATTGACAACTCGGGCGTTAGGTTGTGGGTTATCTACAACATCAATATTTAAAG GCCTATCAAGGGGTGACATTATGCACTTATTTTGGAGAG GGTCGATATGTGTGAGATCATTCAACAGAAAAACAAGGCAAGCAGACAATCTTCACAAAAGATTGTATATGTCAAAAACAAAAACTATTATTGCAGCCGAAAACAGAAAATCGAAGAGATAG
- the LOC139862521 gene encoding DNA glycosylase/AP lyase ROS1-like isoform X1, which yields MFKKRRRLRKKVCIWKFKCLEKPVKKQRVQITEEKVSGDNKGAVKRRNHEKNRWLVTKNHSVTHSHVRTVNGLSDSVSERKNQNVNGAIVKIAPSKKRKEVPKVDLDEESLRVWKLLMENDGSGPVETDKDKEEWWERQREIFRGRVESFLAKMHLIQGNRRFSRWKGSVTDSVVGAFLTQNVSDHLSSSAFMSVAARFPAKWQISRKKNSKSEKKQEKKTHWEQVRKSNCKTGSTKTDENCMDAVDWDAVRRCTIEELANVIAKRGMNNMLAEKIKDFLDRMYKDHGTLDLEWLRYAPPDVAKEFLLSFDRMGLKSVECIRLLTLHHHAFPVDTNVGRVATRLGWVPLQPLPDALRIHLLNAYPMVDTIQKYLYPRLCTLDQRTLYELHYQLITFGKVFCTKIKPNCNACPMKAECRHYASAVAASSRPALPGSVSNVTSITPVGSEQNCSMFSMTTSSSGSSDHVKTCDPIIEVPSSPEPEINDTQPIIGDIEDLCVESDDEIPIIQLNVEEFRETLKNTHNISLPEGDEPKALVALYEESTTFRVARAKFITKLRTFHIVYELPDSHPILAGFDKREDDDPSPYLLRVWHPDELPKSLENTENRASNSCNDDQEETFKGTILIPCRTANRGKFPLNGTYFQVNEVFADYETSHFPIDIPSHMLRKLTTRALGCGLSTTSIFKGLSRGDIMHLFWRGSICVRSFNRKTRQADNLHKRLYMSKTKTIIAAENRKSKR from the exons ATGTTCAAAAAGCGTAGGAGGTTGAGGAAAAAAGTGTGCATTTGGAAATTCAAGTGTTTAGAAAAACCTGTCAAGAAACAACGCGTGCAAATTACCGAAGAGAAGGTATCAGGAGACAACAAAGGGGCAGTGAAAAGACGTAATCATGAGAAAAACAGGTGGCTCGTGACAAAGAATCACTCCGTAACGCACAGTCATGTGAGAACTGTCAACGGATTGTCTGATTCTGTTTCTGAAAGAAAGAATCAAAATGTGAACGGGGCAATTGTAAAGATAGCTCCTTCCAAGAAGCGTAAGGAGGTACCCAAAGTCGATCTTGACGAAGAGTCGTTGAGAGTTTGGAAATTGCTGATGGAAAATGATGGAAGTGGGCCCGTTGAAACGGATAAAGATAAGGAAGAATGGTGGGAAAGACAAAGAGAAATATTTCGTGGACGAGTTGAATCATTTTTAGCCAAAATGCATCTCATTCAAG GTAACAGGCGTTTTTCACGATGGAAGGGTTCAGTAACCGACTCAGTGGTTGGTGCTTTTTTAACTCAAAATGTGTCAGACCATCTTTCAAG TTCCGCTTTCATGTCTGTGGCGGCGAGATTTCCGGCGAAATGGCAAATTAGTCGAAAAAAGAATAGCAAGTCTGAGAAGAAACAAGAAAAGAAAACTCACTGGGAACAAGTGAGGAAAAGTAATTGCAAAACGGGCAGCACAAAAACCGATGAGAATTGCATGGATGCTGTAGATTGGGATGCAGTTAGGCGTTGTACAATTGAAGAACTTGCCAACGTCATAGCTAAAAGAGGAATGAATAACATGCTAGCtgaaaaaataaaa GACTTTTTAGATCGAATGTATAAAGACCATGGAACTCTTGATCTTGAGTGGTTAAGATATGCTCCACCAGACGTGGCAAA GGAATTTTTGCTGAGCTTTGACAGAATGGGTTTAAAAAGTGTGGAGTGTATACGGCTTCTAACTCTACATCATCATGCTTTCCCC GTTGACACAAATGTTGGCCGTGTAGCCACTCGTCTAGGGTGGGTCCCATTGCAACCCCTTCCTGATGCACTTCGAATTCATCTTTTGAACGC GTATCCGATGGTGGACACCATTCAGAAATACCTCTATCCTCGACTATGCACACTTGATCAGAGAACATT GTACGAGTTACATTATCAGTTGATCACATTCGGAAAG GTATTTTGCACCAAAATAAAACCAAATTGCAATGCGTGTCCGATGAAAGCCGAGTGTCGGCATTATGCAAGTGCAGTTGCTGCTAG caGTAGGCCCGCACTTCCTGGATCAGTGAGCAATGTAACTTCAATTACTCCCGTTGGAAGTGAACAAAATTGTTCTATGTTTTCAATGACAACATCAAGCTCGGGTTCAAGTGATCATGTTAAAACTTGTGATCCCATAATTGAAGTTCCTTCATCCCCGGAGCCCGAAATAAATGATACACAACCAATTATAGGCGATATTGAAGATTTATGTGTAGAATCTGATGATGAAATTCCCATTATCCAATTAAACGTTGAAGAATTCAGGGAAACATTAAAGAACACGCATAATATTTCTCTTCCCGAAGGTGATGAGCCGAAAGCTCTTGTTGCTTTGTATGAAGAATCGACCACATTTCGTGTGGCACGAGCAAAGTTTATAACCAAATTAAGGACTTTTCACATTGT CTATGAGCTCCCAGACTCTCATCCGATATTAGCCGGG TTCGATAAACGGGAAGATGATGATCCGTCTCCGTATCTTCTTAGGGTATGGCATCCAG ACGAACTTCCGAAATCGTTAGAAAATACTGAAAATAGAGCGAGCAATTCATGCAACGATGATCAAGAAGAAACATTCAAAGGAACCATCTTG ATACCTTGTAGAACTGCAAATAGAGGGAAATTTCCCCTTAATGGAACATATTTTCAGGTTAATGAG GTATTTGCCGATTATGAAACTAGTCATTTTCCAATTGATATTCCAAGTCATATGTTGCGGAAATTGACAACTCGGGCGTTAGGTTGTGGGTTATCTACAACATCAATATTTAAAG GCCTATCAAGGGGTGACATTATGCACTTATTTTGGAGAG GGTCGATATGTGTGAGATCATTCAACAGAAAAACAAGGCAAGCAGACAATCTTCACAAAAGATTGTATATGTCAAAAACAAAAACTATTATTGCAGCCGAAAACAGAAAATCGAAGAGATAG
- the LOC139862539 gene encoding GDSL esterase/lipase At4g10955, translating into MSLSKIESRESSTKNLDAIISERESFELSGPSHLTTIDWANADHRRSVAACLVQGVYIIERDRQENRQQSEALAPPWWEFCQFDLYNQLIDDGDSCVFGAIYKSKLPPSQQNPSYIIAFRGTLTKGNAFSRDLEHDIHIIKNGLHLTSRFEIAIQAIKNLVASQTSKSNIWLTGHSLGSAMALLAGKTMAKSGIFLDSYLFNPPFISAPLENIKDPNIKHGIRIASSFLTAGLAVAAKIKNANQQRNTPEDSFLALAGWAPCLYVNPMDHICSEYIGYFEHRKKMEEIGAGGIERLATQHSISGVFLNAIGKESHEALHLLPAANLTVNLTPAVDFKDAHGLHQWWSCDQNLETRSYS; encoded by the exons ATGAGTCTTAG TAAGATTGAGAGTCGAGAGTCAAGCACGAAGAACTTGGATGCCATAATTTCAGAAAGAGAAAGTTTTGAACTTTCAGGGCCCTCACACTTGACTACCATTGACTG GGCTAATGCGGATCACCGAAGGTCTGTTGCAGCGTGTTTGGTTCAAGGCGTTTATATAATAGAGCGAGACCGACAAGAAAACCGACAACAATCAGAAGCTCTTGCTCCACCTTGGTGGGAGTTTTGTCAGTTTGACTTGTACAATCAACTCATCGATGATGGTGACTCGTGTGTTTTTGGTGCAATTTACAAATCCAAATTACCACCTTCACAACAGAACCCATCTTATATCATTGCTTTCCGAGGCACATTGACTAAAGGGAATGCATTTTCTCGAGACTTAGAACACGACATCCACATTATAAAAAACGGTTTGCATTTAACATCAAGATTCGAGATCGCCATACAAGCTATCAAAAACTTGGTTGCGAGTCAAACGTCAAAGTCAAACATATGGTTAACGGGTCATTCGCTAGGGTCAGCCATGGCGTTACTAGCGGGAAAAACAATGGCAAAAAGTGGGATTTTTCTTGATTCATATCTTTTCAATCCACCGTTTATTTCGGCCCCACTTGAGAACATCAAGGATCCAAATATTAAACACGGGATTCGTATCGCTAGTAGCTTTCTCACTGCAGGTCTTGCTGTTGCTGCAAAGATTAAGAACGCAAATCAGCAAAGAAACACGCCAGAAGATTCGTTTCTTGCATTGGCTGGATGGGCCCCGTGTTTATATGTGAATCCAATGGATCATATATGTTCAGAATATATTGGATATTTTGAACATCGGAAAAAGATGGAGGAGATTGGAGCTGGCGGTATCGAACGGTTGGCAACACAACATTCAATTTCGGGTGTTTTCTTGAATGCAATTGGAAAAGAATCACATGAAGCGCTGCATCTTCTTCCTGCAGCAAATTTGACTGTTAATTTGACTCCTGCTGTTGATTTTAAGGATGCTCATGGTCTTCATCAATGGTGGAGCTGTGATCAGAACTTGGAGACCAGATCATACAGTTAA
- the LOC139862571 gene encoding calmodulin-binding transcription activator 5-like, protein MNDDLLVTNPKVMAENLKKKIMIHAEFSSLQCTIPTDDCSVANGLGTSVTEEEQYFKDTLAAYRRATDVVARIQAAFREQSFKMKAKAVEFANEEDEARCIIAALKIHHAYQI, encoded by the exons ATGAATGATGATCTCCTTGTGACAAACCCAAAGGTGATGGCTGAGAATCTGAAGAAGAAG ATTATGATACATGCTGAATTTAGCTCACTGCAATGTACAATTCCGACTGATGATTGTTCTGTTGCAAATGGCCTGGGAACAAGCGTCACTGAAGAGGAGCAATATTTTAAGGATACACTGGCGGCTTATAGGAGAGCCACTGATGTTGTCGCCCGTATACAAGCGGCATTCAGGGAGCAATCATTTAAAATGAAAGCAAAAGCAGTAGAGTTTGCGAATGAAGAAGATGAAGCACGATGTATAATAGCGGCTTTGAAGATTCATCATGCTTATCAAATTTAG